A part of Salvelinus alpinus chromosome 5, SLU_Salpinus.1, whole genome shotgun sequence genomic DNA contains:
- the LOC139576617 gene encoding DNA polymerase beta: MSKRKAPQESPNEGITDFLTELANYERNVNRAIHKYNTYRKAASVISKYPQKIKNGEEAKKLDGVGKEIAKKIDEFLQTGTLKKLEKIRNDDTSSSINFLTRVTGIGPAAARKFFDEGVKTLEDLKKIEHKLNHHQQIGLKYFEEFEKRIPRTEMTKMETLILQELELVDTEYIGTICGSYRRGAESSGDIDILLTHPNYTSVDEKQPKLLHAVVEHFESIGFITDTLSKGDTKYMGVCQLQRNDEDEEEYLHRRIDIRLIPKDQYYCGVLYFTGSDIFNKNMRTHALEKGFTLNEYTIRPVGVTGMAGEPLMVDSEKDVFDYIQWKYREPKERSE, translated from the exons ATGAGTAAAAGGAAAGCGCCACAGGAATCCCCAAACGAGGGAATAACAGACTTTCTTACCG AATTGGCCAACTATGAGAGGAATGTAAACAGAGCTATACACAAGTACAATACCTACAG gAAAGCAGCTTCAGTGATCTCCAAGTACCCCCAGAAGATCAAAAATGGGGAAGAGGCCAAGAAATTG GATGGCGTTGGAAAAGAGATCGCTAAGAAGATAGATGAGTTTTTACAAACAGGAACACTTAAGAAGTTAGAAAAG ATTCGTAATGATGACACCAGCTCCTCCATCAATTTCCTTACCAGAGTCACTGGTATTGG TCCTGCTGCTGCCAGAAAGTTCTTTGATGAGGGAGTGAAGACTCTGGAAG ATCTGAAGAAAATCGAACACAAGCTCAATCATCATCAGCAGATTGGACTCAA GTACTTTGAGGAGTTTGAGAAGAGGATTCCACGAACTGAGATGACGAAGATGGAG ACTCTCATTCTGCAGGAGCTGGAGTTGGTGGATACTGAGTACATTGGGACAATCTGTGGAAGCTACAGGAGAG GTGCTGAATCCAGTGGGGATATTGATATCTTACTGACCCACCCAAACTACACCTCTGTGGATGAGAAACAG CCCAAACTTCTCCATGCCGTGGTGGAGCATTTTGAATCCATTGGGTTCATTACAGACACACTGTCCAAGGGAGACACCAAATACATG GGAGTCTGCCAGCTGCAGCGGAATGATGAAGACGAGGAGGAATATCTTCACAGACGCATTGATATCAG GTTAATTCCTAAGGACCAGTATTACTGTGGTGTGCTGTATTTCACTGGCAGTGACATCTTCAATAAGAACATGAGAACTCACGCTCTGGAGAAAGGCTTCACCCTCAACGAGTACACCATCCGTCCAGTGGGGGTCACTG GTATGGCCGGGGAACCTCTGATGGTGGACAGTGAGAAGGATGTCTTTGACTACATCCAATGGAAATACAGAGAGCCCAAAGAACGCAGCGAGTGA
- the LOC139576619 gene encoding dynein light chain 1, cytoplasmic-like, which translates to MCDRVFCQLHTHITFCPPLSGSCSCEIKRPYSGDNRRWIIRATMSDRKAVIKNADMSEEMQQDAVECATQALEKYNIEKDIAAYIKKEFDKKYNPTWHCIVGRNFGSYVTHETKHFIYFYLGQVAILLFKSG; encoded by the exons ATGTGCGATCGTGTCTTCTGTCAGTTACACACCCACATTACTTTTTGTCCACCACTTAGCGGGAGTTGTAGCTGTGAAATCAAGCGTCCATATAGCGGAGACAACCGGCGTTGGATAAtaag GGCAACCATGTCTGACAGAAAAGCAGTCATAAAAAATGCCGACATGTCAGAGGAGATGCAGCAGGATGCAGTGGAGTGCGCCACGCAGGCTCTGGAGAAGTACAACATCGAGAAAGACATCGCCGCATACATCAAGAAG GAGTTTGACAAGAAGTACAACCCCACCTGGCATTGCATTGTAGGGAGGAACTTTGGCAGCTACGTGACCCATGAGACCAAGCATTTCATCTACTTCTACTTGGGCCAGGTGGCCATCCTGCTCTTCAAGTCTGGCTGA